Proteins co-encoded in one Crateriforma spongiae genomic window:
- a CDS encoding alpha-L-fucosidase — protein MCSQKFNRRQALQAAFAASTLSLVDRCTADETSADPPSYLAGMKAAYAKDPRGAAIEWFESAKFGLFLHYGLYSLLGRGEWVQINEKIRVADYAKLADRFTAEKFDADFITDLALDAEMKYINITTRHHDSFCLFDSKYTEFKSTNTPAKRDLVAELAVQCQAKGLAFFLYYSHGRDWRHPHAPNNWGWGGSARPKYDPPETHYVQGKTHDLQIYVEFMKNQITELLTNYGPIAGIWLDGIGVPKSRQNKIDQFKTQELYEHIWSLQPQVLVSYKQGLLGNEDFKAPERNWKGESDVPLELCDTLQPHGWGYKESDNGKHKSADQVMQMLDKASQIPANLLLNTGPLPDGSIHPDDVATLREVGRRLR, from the coding sequence ATGTGTTCACAAAAGTTCAATCGTCGACAAGCCCTTCAGGCGGCCTTTGCCGCGTCAACGCTTTCCTTGGTCGATCGCTGCACGGCGGACGAAACGTCTGCGGATCCGCCTTCCTACTTGGCTGGCATGAAGGCCGCTTACGCAAAGGACCCACGCGGTGCGGCGATTGAGTGGTTTGAATCCGCCAAATTTGGTCTGTTTCTGCACTACGGCTTGTACTCACTGTTGGGCCGAGGCGAATGGGTTCAGATCAATGAAAAAATTCGTGTCGCCGACTACGCGAAACTGGCGGATCGTTTTACGGCGGAAAAATTCGATGCCGACTTCATCACCGATTTGGCGCTCGATGCGGAAATGAAGTACATCAACATCACGACTCGTCACCACGACAGCTTTTGCCTGTTTGATTCGAAGTACACGGAATTTAAGAGCACCAACACACCGGCCAAGCGTGATTTGGTAGCGGAGTTGGCCGTGCAATGCCAAGCGAAAGGGTTGGCGTTCTTTTTGTACTATTCGCATGGTCGCGACTGGCGGCATCCCCACGCGCCCAACAACTGGGGTTGGGGTGGTTCCGCGCGACCCAAGTACGATCCGCCGGAGACGCATTATGTGCAAGGCAAAACGCATGATCTTCAGATCTACGTCGAATTCATGAAGAACCAGATTACCGAATTGTTGACCAATTACGGACCGATCGCGGGGATTTGGTTGGACGGCATCGGGGTTCCCAAGTCGCGGCAAAACAAGATCGATCAGTTTAAGACCCAGGAACTGTACGAACACATCTGGTCGCTGCAGCCGCAAGTGTTGGTGTCGTATAAGCAAGGGCTGTTGGGAAACGAGGACTTCAAAGCGCCCGAGCGAAACTGGAAGGGCGAATCCGATGTTCCGCTGGAGTTGTGTGACACGTTGCAGCCGCACGGATGGGGCTATAAGGAAAGCGACAACGGCAAGCACAAGTCGGCTGACCAAGTGATGCAGATGCTGGACAAAGCATCACAGATTCCGGCCAACCTGTTGCTGAACACCGGGCCTTTGCCCGACGGATCGATTCATCCCGACGATGTTGCCACCTTGCGCGAAGTCGGTCGACGGCTGCGCTGA
- a CDS encoding alpha-L-fucosidase, whose translation MRNSTFACLCLFAVTSLLTSAPAVAENPSSDRDQRMAWWREAKFGMFVHWGVYSVTGGRYRGEELPNSAEWMMNRGKIPIAEYEQYAARFNPTEFDAAQFVGLAKEAGMKYLIITAKHHDGFAMFDSHVNPFNVVDATPFGRDIMKELAEECQRQDIRFGFYYSQAQDWHHPGGFGNNWDKDLQRVSSDIYVREKAVPEVRQLLTEYGPIGIFWWDTPRKMSRESFDSLHSLTRLQPNVVTNDRLGEDYPGDYKTFERHIPDTPPADQDWEVCMPISGSWGYKAIDQDFKSSETLIRNLIDIASKGGNYLLNVSPTGRGDLLPQAVERLKRIGQWMKVNRESIEGTQASPLSDLTWGRCTMKTTGETTRLFLHVFDWPDDPVLTVPELKNNVREARLLADGRTLMAENTDKGVSVSLPMEAPDDIASVIVLEVEGELKIEKRLPHPDENGRLTLNARDAYIHNNEGARQAGIRYHDDLPHIGYWHDRQAWLEWNVELDHPATFRVRAELSVEQPQTRFIVTAPGESLHAIASSTGGYGNYAEVDLGMMTISDSGKIRITLRPDVDHWNPMNLRQVELTEVKQP comes from the coding sequence ATGAGAAATTCAACGTTCGCCTGTTTGTGTCTATTCGCTGTTACATCTTTGCTGACCTCGGCACCCGCGGTTGCCGAAAACCCGAGTTCCGATCGGGATCAACGCATGGCGTGGTGGCGCGAAGCCAAGTTTGGCATGTTCGTCCACTGGGGTGTCTATTCGGTGACCGGCGGACGCTATCGCGGCGAAGAATTGCCCAACAGCGCCGAATGGATGATGAACCGAGGCAAGATCCCGATTGCCGAATACGAACAGTATGCGGCTCGATTCAACCCGACTGAATTTGACGCTGCGCAGTTCGTCGGCTTGGCCAAGGAAGCGGGGATGAAGTACCTGATCATCACCGCCAAGCATCATGACGGGTTTGCGATGTTTGATTCGCACGTCAATCCGTTCAACGTGGTCGACGCGACCCCCTTTGGTCGCGACATCATGAAAGAGTTGGCCGAAGAATGTCAGCGGCAAGATATCCGCTTCGGTTTCTACTATTCGCAAGCGCAAGACTGGCACCATCCCGGTGGTTTCGGGAACAACTGGGACAAGGACCTTCAGCGGGTCAGTAGCGATATCTATGTGCGTGAAAAAGCTGTTCCGGAGGTCCGGCAACTGCTGACCGAATATGGGCCGATCGGAATCTTTTGGTGGGACACGCCTCGGAAAATGAGTCGCGAATCGTTCGACAGCCTACATTCATTGACGCGATTACAGCCCAACGTCGTCACCAACGATCGACTGGGCGAGGATTATCCGGGTGACTACAAGACATTCGAACGTCACATTCCTGACACGCCGCCGGCGGATCAAGACTGGGAAGTCTGCATGCCCATCAGTGGCAGTTGGGGCTACAAAGCAATCGACCAGGATTTCAAGTCATCCGAGACGCTGATCCGCAACCTGATCGACATCGCCAGCAAGGGCGGAAACTATTTGTTGAACGTCAGTCCGACCGGACGTGGCGACTTGTTGCCCCAAGCGGTCGAAAGGCTGAAACGAATCGGTCAATGGATGAAGGTGAATCGGGAGTCGATCGAAGGTACCCAAGCCAGTCCGTTGTCGGATTTGACATGGGGACGGTGCACCATGAAGACGACCGGCGAAACCACGCGTCTGTTTCTGCACGTCTTTGACTGGCCGGATGATCCGGTGCTGACGGTTCCCGAGTTGAAGAACAACGTTCGCGAAGCCCGTTTGCTGGCCGACGGTCGGACGCTCATGGCCGAAAACACGGACAAGGGCGTGTCAGTATCCCTGCCGATGGAGGCACCCGACGACATTGCATCGGTGATCGTGTTGGAAGTGGAGGGCGAACTGAAGATCGAGAAGCGTTTGCCGCACCCGGATGAAAACGGAAGGCTGACGCTGAACGCCCGTGACGCCTATATCCACAACAACGAAGGTGCACGCCAGGCGGGGATCCGATACCACGACGACCTACCGCATATCGGGTACTGGCACGATCGACAGGCTTGGCTGGAATGGAACGTCGAATTGGATCATCCGGCAACGTTCCGGGTTCGTGCCGAATTGTCGGTCGAGCAACCCCAGACTCGATTCATCGTCACGGCACCAGGCGAATCGCTTCACGCTATCGCGTCGTCGACGGGAGGCTATGGCAACTATGCGGAGGTCGATCTGGGGATGATGACGATTTCGGACTCAGGCAAGATTCGAATCACTTTGCGACCCGATGTGGACCATTGGAATCCGATGAATCTGCGCCAGGTCGAACTGACCGAAGTGAAGCAACCCTAG
- a CDS encoding alpha-L-fucosidase translates to MRNFVLLLVAVLTVAAQNATVQGQQAMDQMWGESVVKLRAENARRGQLFDEGNYAMFIHWGLYSMLGNQVDGKTYYGIGEWIMNPRMAGIPVDEYKQLAKRFNPVDFDAKKIVAIAKDAGMKYIVITAKHHDGFAMYDSDVCDFNIADATPWNRDPMGELADACRDAGLGIGFYYSHNQDWTFPGGGNGPKVDDQGKPATFDDYFANKCLPQVNEITTKYGPIELVWFDTPGKMPKKYVQQLVELVHKNQPNALVSGRAGHGLGDYQTLGDMEVPQENVPGMWESVDTTNDSWAYAWYDENWKSPKEILKRLVACVGRGGTYMLNIGPKGDGSVPGRAVASLKAAGDWIHRYPQVIYGTDASPWQHALPWGDVTRKDNTLFLCVFRWPDDGRLYVPNLMTSIQSARLLGAESSDSLPFRSEQDWAVIELPPRPVDPLVSVIQLDLESPPEVDPIWAIDPVQGTEVLAEFAEADHAVKEKRRWMEKFGEWKGVVHVHDFDGDGRAVWKLDVHRAGTYQVDLVYSGTGRLVWQVGIDGGERIQNQQNASHNYQAFPIGWLSFPDPGTYSVFARCIDGDVESASLKSIQFDPVELMNDANQE, encoded by the coding sequence ATGCGAAACTTTGTCCTGTTGTTGGTCGCCGTTTTGACCGTTGCGGCCCAGAACGCCACTGTCCAAGGCCAACAGGCGATGGATCAGATGTGGGGCGAATCGGTAGTGAAGCTTCGTGCCGAAAACGCCCGCCGGGGGCAACTGTTCGACGAAGGCAACTATGCGATGTTCATTCATTGGGGACTGTACTCGATGTTGGGTAATCAGGTCGACGGAAAGACCTATTACGGCATCGGTGAATGGATCATGAACCCACGCATGGCCGGTATTCCCGTCGACGAGTACAAGCAATTGGCCAAGCGGTTCAATCCGGTGGACTTTGATGCCAAAAAGATCGTCGCCATCGCCAAAGACGCGGGGATGAAATACATCGTGATCACCGCGAAGCATCACGACGGCTTTGCGATGTACGATTCGGATGTCTGTGATTTCAACATCGCCGATGCGACCCCTTGGAACCGTGATCCGATGGGGGAACTGGCCGATGCGTGCCGTGACGCGGGACTGGGAATCGGCTTTTACTACTCGCATAACCAGGATTGGACGTTCCCCGGCGGTGGCAACGGTCCCAAAGTGGACGATCAGGGCAAACCGGCAACCTTTGACGACTATTTCGCGAACAAGTGCTTACCGCAAGTCAATGAAATCACGACCAAGTACGGTCCGATCGAATTGGTATGGTTCGATACTCCTGGGAAGATGCCCAAAAAGTACGTCCAGCAACTCGTGGAACTGGTCCACAAAAACCAGCCGAACGCTTTGGTGTCCGGTCGCGCCGGACACGGTCTAGGCGATTACCAAACGCTGGGCGACATGGAGGTCCCGCAGGAGAACGTTCCCGGGATGTGGGAAAGTGTCGATACCACCAACGATTCCTGGGCCTACGCATGGTATGACGAAAACTGGAAATCTCCCAAGGAGATTTTGAAGCGATTGGTCGCATGTGTCGGTCGCGGTGGCACCTACATGCTGAACATCGGCCCCAAAGGCGATGGCAGCGTGCCTGGCCGGGCGGTCGCATCCCTGAAAGCGGCGGGCGACTGGATCCATCGTTATCCACAAGTGATCTACGGGACCGATGCATCTCCGTGGCAGCATGCGTTGCCTTGGGGTGATGTGACCCGCAAGGACAACACCCTGTTCTTGTGTGTGTTCCGCTGGCCCGATGACGGACGCTTGTATGTCCCGAATCTGATGACGTCGATTCAATCGGCCCGGTTGCTCGGTGCAGAGTCTTCCGACTCGCTGCCGTTTCGAAGCGAGCAGGATTGGGCGGTCATCGAATTACCACCACGTCCGGTCGATCCTTTGGTGTCAGTGATTCAGCTGGATTTGGAATCACCGCCGGAAGTGGATCCGATTTGGGCCATCGACCCGGTACAAGGCACCGAAGTTTTGGCAGAGTTTGCCGAAGCCGATCATGCGGTGAAGGAGAAGCGTCGCTGGATGGAAAAGTTTGGCGAATGGAAGGGCGTCGTTCACGTCCATGATTTTGATGGCGACGGTCGGGCCGTCTGGAAACTGGATGTACATCGCGCCGGCACCTACCAAGTCGATTTGGTCTACTCCGGAACGGGACGGTTGGTATGGCAGGTGGGCATCGACGGTGGCGAAAGAATCCAGAATCAACAGAACGCGTCGCACAACTACCAAGCATTTCCGATCGGTTGGTTATCGTTTCCAGACCCGGGAACCTATTCAGTGTTCGCCCGCTGCATCGACGGTGATGTGGAATCGGCCAGTCTGAAATCCATCCAATTCGATCCCGTTGAACTGATGAACGATGCAAATCAAGAGTAA
- a CDS encoding L-fucose isomerase, with amino-acid sequence MSRQVSPTVFQEPLPAIGIRPTIDGRLGGVRESLEDQTMNLANSVAELISSKLHYPTGDPVRCVVAESCIGGVREAAACEQYFQQQNVGVSLTVTPCWCYGSETMDMDPLRPKAVFGFNGTERPGAVYLAAVLAGHTQKGIPAFGIYGRDVQSAGDTELPDDVRNKILGFAQCGLAVALMRGKAYLSMGGTSMGIAGSVVNHEFWEKWLGMRVEDIDMTEFVGRMQKGQYDAQEFETALAWVKEKCPEGEDYNTPETRRSREQLDSEWADSVKMSLIARDLMVGNPKLADQGLGEQSHGHQAIAAGFQGQRQWTDHFPNGDFLEAILNTSFDWNGKRAPYIVATENDALNAATMLFGHLLTNTAQIFADLRTYWSPDAVAAACDGYQLDGAAQDGLLHLINSGPAALDGTGQQTGSDGRPTMKPFWEITDDEVRDCLGVTTWHPSVTEYFPGGGMSTRFKTKGGMPATMTRINLVDGMGPALQIAEGSTVELPDAVHDKLDQRTNPTWPTTWFAPRLNQRGAFTSTYEVMNHWGANHCVMTAGHVGHLFITLASILRIPVYMHNVEPERVFRPSAWNLFGTDNLESADFRACQNFGPMYGRR; translated from the coding sequence ATGTCTCGCCAAGTATCCCCCACCGTCTTTCAAGAACCGCTTCCTGCGATCGGCATCCGTCCCACCATCGATGGTCGGCTGGGCGGGGTGCGTGAATCGTTGGAAGATCAAACGATGAATTTGGCCAACAGTGTGGCCGAACTTATCTCGTCCAAGCTTCACTATCCCACCGGTGATCCGGTCCGGTGCGTCGTCGCCGAATCGTGCATCGGTGGCGTTCGCGAAGCGGCCGCATGTGAACAGTATTTCCAGCAACAGAACGTCGGCGTTTCTTTGACGGTCACGCCGTGTTGGTGCTACGGATCGGAAACGATGGACATGGATCCGTTGCGTCCCAAAGCGGTCTTCGGATTCAACGGAACCGAGAGGCCCGGCGCGGTCTATCTGGCCGCGGTTCTGGCCGGACACACGCAAAAGGGCATTCCGGCTTTTGGAATCTATGGTCGCGACGTGCAGTCGGCCGGTGACACGGAATTGCCCGACGACGTCCGCAACAAAATCCTTGGCTTTGCACAGTGCGGCTTGGCCGTGGCGCTGATGCGTGGCAAAGCCTACTTGTCGATGGGCGGAACATCGATGGGAATCGCCGGGTCGGTCGTCAACCACGAGTTCTGGGAAAAGTGGTTGGGCATGCGGGTCGAAGACATCGACATGACCGAGTTTGTCGGTCGAATGCAAAAGGGACAGTACGACGCCCAGGAATTCGAAACCGCGCTGGCTTGGGTCAAAGAGAAGTGTCCTGAAGGCGAAGACTACAACACGCCTGAAACCCGGCGCAGTCGCGAGCAGTTGGATAGTGAATGGGCCGATAGTGTGAAGATGTCTCTGATCGCTCGAGACCTGATGGTGGGCAATCCAAAGCTGGCTGATCAAGGTTTGGGCGAACAGTCGCATGGTCACCAAGCCATCGCAGCCGGATTCCAAGGTCAGCGTCAATGGACCGATCATTTTCCCAACGGCGATTTCCTGGAAGCGATCCTCAATACGTCGTTTGATTGGAACGGCAAACGCGCGCCTTACATCGTGGCAACCGAAAACGATGCCTTGAACGCCGCGACCATGTTGTTCGGCCATTTGCTGACCAACACCGCCCAGATCTTTGCCGACCTGCGAACCTACTGGAGCCCCGATGCGGTGGCCGCCGCTTGCGACGGTTACCAATTGGACGGTGCGGCCCAAGACGGATTGTTGCACCTGATCAATTCGGGGCCTGCCGCTTTGGATGGTACCGGCCAGCAGACTGGATCCGATGGCCGGCCGACGATGAAACCGTTCTGGGAAATCACTGACGACGAAGTCAGGGATTGCCTGGGCGTCACCACCTGGCACCCCTCGGTGACGGAGTACTTCCCGGGCGGTGGAATGAGCACTCGGTTCAAGACCAAGGGTGGGATGCCGGCGACCATGACGCGCATCAATCTTGTCGATGGAATGGGGCCGGCGCTGCAGATTGCTGAAGGCAGCACGGTGGAACTTCCCGACGCGGTTCACGACAAGCTGGATCAACGGACCAACCCGACTTGGCCGACGACGTGGTTTGCACCGCGATTGAACCAACGGGGCGCGTTCACATCGACTTATGAAGTGATGAACCACTGGGGGGCCAATCACTGCGTCATGACCGCCGGGCACGTCGGGCATTTGTTCATCACGCTGGCGTCGATTCTGCGGATCCCGGTCTACATGCACAACGTTGAACCGGAGCGGGTCTTTCGGCCGAGTGCTTGGAACCTATTCGGTACCGACAACTTGGAATCAGCCGATTTTCGCGCCTGCCAGAATTTCGGACCGATGTATGGTCGCCGCTGA